A portion of the Collinsella aerofaciens genome contains these proteins:
- a CDS encoding tagaturonate reductase: MENISYETLEKIGYKGYLLPKDAPEKVLQFGEGNFLRAFVDRFFDMGNEATGWNGKVVMVQPISGAFGFADGINAQDDLYTVLVRGKESGNTVDESRVISACSRCLNPYREDDYRAMMEVAVSDDLEIIVSNTTEAGIAYDPSCKADDMPPASFPAKLVQVLHTRWAAGKPGVIVLACELIDHNGEELLRIMNQYVSDWGWEDEFSQWMANDCTVCTTLVDTIVPGRIRDPKEAAAVAERLGYEDPFLAVREPFQMWGIQGDESLAEKLPFVKAGLPGVFVTPDVTPYKKRKVRILNGAHTAFVPGSWVAGFDIVRDCMHDEIVRGFMNTMLYDEVIPTLAADLDVEDCKAFAAAVENRFDNPFIDHALLSICLNSTAKWRARDLPTLKDYVAETGSLPKCLATSLATLIAFYTQELVSREGDGLHLRRADGTEYTAQDDAFVLDFYAAHAGADDAELVHDVLSNEQMWGEDLTQITGLEEFVVNALAVVRAEGAKQAFANAQA, translated from the coding sequence ATGGAGAACATCAGCTACGAGACGCTCGAGAAGATCGGCTACAAGGGCTACCTGCTGCCCAAGGACGCGCCCGAGAAGGTTCTGCAGTTTGGCGAGGGCAATTTCCTGCGCGCCTTTGTCGACCGCTTCTTTGACATGGGCAACGAGGCAACCGGCTGGAACGGCAAGGTTGTCATGGTCCAGCCCATCAGCGGTGCCTTTGGCTTTGCCGACGGCATTAACGCTCAGGATGACCTGTACACCGTGCTGGTGCGCGGCAAGGAGAGCGGCAACACGGTCGACGAGTCCCGTGTGATCAGCGCCTGCAGCCGCTGCCTCAATCCGTATCGCGAGGACGACTACCGCGCCATGATGGAGGTCGCCGTCTCCGACGATTTGGAGATTATCGTCTCCAACACCACCGAGGCCGGTATCGCCTACGATCCGTCCTGCAAGGCCGACGACATGCCGCCCGCGAGCTTCCCCGCCAAGCTTGTCCAGGTCCTTCACACTCGCTGGGCTGCCGGTAAGCCGGGCGTCATCGTGCTCGCCTGCGAACTCATCGATCACAACGGCGAGGAGCTGCTGCGCATCATGAACCAGTACGTGAGCGACTGGGGCTGGGAGGATGAGTTCTCGCAGTGGATGGCCAACGACTGCACCGTCTGCACCACGCTCGTCGACACTATCGTCCCCGGCCGCATCCGCGACCCCAAGGAGGCCGCTGCCGTGGCCGAGCGCCTGGGCTACGAGGATCCCTTCCTGGCCGTGCGCGAGCCCTTCCAGATGTGGGGTATCCAGGGCGATGAGTCGCTTGCCGAGAAGCTGCCCTTCGTGAAGGCCGGCCTGCCGGGCGTCTTTGTGACCCCCGACGTCACCCCGTACAAGAAGCGCAAGGTCCGCATCCTCAACGGTGCCCATACCGCCTTTGTCCCGGGTTCCTGGGTTGCCGGCTTTGACATCGTGCGCGATTGCATGCACGACGAGATCGTTCGTGGCTTCATGAACACGATGCTCTACGACGAGGTCATCCCGACGCTTGCCGCCGATCTGGATGTCGAGGACTGCAAGGCCTTTGCCGCCGCCGTCGAGAACCGCTTCGACAACCCGTTTATCGATCACGCGCTGCTCTCCATTTGCCTCAACTCCACGGCCAAGTGGCGCGCTCGCGATCTGCCCACGCTCAAGGACTATGTTGCCGAGACCGGCAGCCTGCCCAAGTGCCTGGCCACGAGCCTCGCTACGCTCATTGCCTTCTATACGCAGGAGCTTGTGTCCCGCGAGGGCGATGGCCTGCACCTGCGCCGTGCCGACGGCACCGAGTATACCGCTCAGGACGACGCCTTCGTGCTCGATTTCTACGCCGCCCACGCCGGTGCAGACGATGCCGAGCTGGTGCACGACGTGCTCAGCAACGAGCAGATGTGGGGCGAGGACCTTACGCAGATCACCGGTCTTGAGGAGTTTGTCGTCAACGCGCTTGCCGTCGTGCGCGCCGAGGGCGCCAAGCAGGCATTTGCCAACGCCCAGGCCTAA
- a CDS encoding UxaA family hydrolase produces the protein MNTIQINPADNVIVALSPLAKGTAVAVPGVGEVVAAEDIPQGHKMAVRAIAAGEDVVKYGLPIGHVTGDIQPGQWLHTHNVKTNLSGEVEYAYNPTHPVVEPVEPETFMGFRRADGRAATRNELWIIPTVGCVNEVARAMCEQAQDLVEGSLEGVYYFPHPFGCSQTGADHAQTRRLLVALSRHANAAGVLFLSLGCENCTHQQVLDELGDFDHERVRFLTCQDVADEQVEGHKILSELADLAKQAKREPIPASELVIGLKCGGSDGLSGITANPTIGRVSDMVVARGGTSVLTEVPEMFGAESILLDRCESQDVFNAASDMLNGFKDYFISHGEVVYENPSPGNKDGGITTLEDKSCGCVQKGGSAPIVDVLPYAGRATKHGLNMLCGPGNDMVSTTALTAAGCHVILFSTGRGTPFGAPAPTLKVFTNQRLCDHKANWMDFNAGVVATGERTLDEAAGDLYQMVLDTASGKLTSAERRGCHEISIWKDGVCL, from the coding sequence ATGAATACTATCCAGATCAATCCGGCCGACAACGTGATCGTTGCGCTGTCGCCGCTTGCCAAGGGCACCGCCGTCGCGGTTCCCGGGGTGGGCGAGGTCGTGGCCGCGGAGGATATTCCGCAGGGCCACAAGATGGCCGTGCGCGCCATTGCGGCGGGGGAGGACGTCGTCAAGTACGGTCTTCCTATCGGCCACGTGACGGGCGACATCCAGCCCGGTCAGTGGCTTCATACGCATAACGTCAAGACTAACCTTTCGGGCGAGGTCGAGTACGCTTACAACCCGACGCATCCGGTCGTTGAGCCGGTTGAGCCCGAGACCTTTATGGGCTTCCGCCGCGCCGACGGCCGCGCCGCGACGCGCAACGAGCTGTGGATCATCCCCACGGTCGGCTGCGTCAACGAGGTCGCGCGTGCCATGTGCGAGCAGGCTCAGGATCTGGTCGAGGGTTCGCTGGAGGGCGTTTACTACTTCCCGCATCCCTTTGGCTGCTCGCAGACCGGTGCCGACCATGCCCAGACGCGTCGTCTGTTGGTGGCGCTCTCGCGTCACGCAAACGCTGCGGGTGTGCTGTTCCTGTCCCTCGGTTGCGAAAACTGCACGCACCAGCAGGTACTCGACGAACTCGGTGACTTCGATCACGAGCGCGTTCGCTTCCTCACCTGCCAGGATGTAGCCGACGAGCAGGTCGAGGGCCACAAGATTCTGTCTGAGCTGGCCGACCTGGCCAAGCAGGCCAAGCGTGAGCCCATTCCGGCCTCCGAGCTGGTCATTGGCCTTAAGTGCGGTGGCTCTGACGGTCTTTCGGGCATTACCGCCAACCCCACGATCGGTCGCGTGAGCGATATGGTCGTCGCCCGCGGCGGCACGTCGGTGCTCACCGAGGTGCCCGAGATGTTTGGCGCGGAGAGCATTCTGCTCGATCGTTGCGAGAGCCAGGACGTCTTCAATGCCGCCTCCGACATGCTCAACGGCTTTAAGGACTACTTTATCAGCCACGGCGAGGTCGTCTATGAGAACCCGAGCCCCGGCAACAAGGACGGCGGCATTACCACGCTCGAGGACAAGAGCTGTGGCTGCGTGCAAAAGGGTGGGTCTGCCCCCATCGTCGACGTGCTGCCGTATGCCGGCCGGGCAACTAAACATGGTCTGAACATGCTGTGCGGTCCGGGCAACGACATGGTATCCACCACGGCCCTGACGGCTGCTGGCTGTCACGTGATTCTATTCTCGACCGGCCGCGGCACGCCGTTTGGCGCACCGGCGCCTACGCTCAAGGTGTTCACCAACCAGCGTCTGTGCGACCACAAGGCCAACTGGATGGACTTTAACGCCGGCGTGGTGGCTACGGGCGAGCGCACGCTCGATGAGGCTGCCGGCGACCTGTACCAGATGGTGCTGGACACGGCGAGCGGCAAGCTTACGAGCGCCGAGCGTCGCGGCTGCCACGAGATCAGCATCTGGAAGGACGGCGTCTGCCTGTAG
- a CDS encoding MFS transporter produces MTNKIGKKRKITFWTRLGFGMGGMLNSGALSFTHSYMVLFLSTECGLSAGEAALISSFAIYLNAILCPLMGFVADNFYATKIGRIFGRRRFWILLAIPMMVAEPLIFVATPFGFPYYFVLYLIYNVAYTFCTANLSPLTIEMTDDFKERTYLTGYKHLFGNAAGFLMAALVGFGFGTFGETNPFSYFIIATINASVMAISLLCVYLSTWEHTPEEVAQEKIESVGEGIKKFFIDVISTFRNKSFRKVLYAQVSTKLAAACWSACLSFFIVYCLQIPKSYESVMEMPGKVVAIVCTAIWVALMAKKGFHKSWYLANVGCAACIIAYNYFAFGQINGTSTVAIAMIAYPIIFAIWKFFYVGFQYLPDVLLNYIPDVDELITLRRREGIYSSAQQLCQQIAQAVAVNVWAIVLAASGFIQTAGNSDAVTQPATVPLYICGYMLIGCAGFFLLAAVLARGIKIDKEQCDILCDEIHRVKEGGKMADVKPEVKALCEELSGFKYEDCFAHNNVGFQDGSVIPAE; encoded by the coding sequence ATGACTAACAAGATCGGTAAAAAGCGCAAGATCACATTCTGGACGCGCTTGGGCTTTGGTATGGGCGGCATGCTCAACTCCGGTGCCCTGAGCTTTACGCACAGCTACATGGTGCTGTTCCTGTCCACGGAGTGTGGTCTGTCCGCAGGCGAGGCTGCGCTGATCAGCTCGTTCGCCATCTATCTCAACGCCATTCTGTGCCCGCTCATGGGCTTTGTGGCCGATAACTTCTACGCTACCAAGATCGGCCGCATCTTTGGCCGCCGCCGTTTCTGGATCTTGCTGGCTATCCCGATGATGGTCGCCGAGCCGCTCATCTTTGTGGCTACGCCGTTTGGTTTCCCGTACTACTTTGTGTTGTACCTGATCTACAACGTCGCGTACACGTTCTGCACCGCCAACCTGTCGCCGCTTACCATCGAGATGACCGATGACTTCAAGGAGCGTACGTACCTCACCGGCTACAAGCACCTCTTTGGTAACGCCGCCGGCTTCCTGATGGCAGCACTCGTCGGCTTTGGCTTTGGCACCTTCGGCGAGACCAACCCGTTCAGCTACTTCATTATTGCTACGATTAACGCTTCGGTCATGGCAATCTCGCTGCTCTGCGTGTACCTGTCTACGTGGGAGCACACCCCCGAGGAGGTCGCTCAGGAGAAGATCGAGAGCGTCGGCGAGGGTATCAAGAAGTTTTTCATCGACGTTATCTCTACCTTCCGCAACAAGTCCTTCCGCAAGGTCCTGTATGCGCAGGTCTCCACGAAGCTCGCCGCTGCCTGCTGGTCTGCGTGCCTGTCCTTCTTCATCGTCTACTGTCTGCAGATTCCTAAGTCCTACGAGTCCGTGATGGAGATGCCCGGCAAGGTCGTCGCTATCGTCTGCACCGCCATCTGGGTCGCCCTCATGGCCAAGAAGGGCTTCCACAAGTCTTGGTACCTGGCAAACGTCGGTTGCGCCGCGTGCATCATCGCCTACAACTACTTCGCCTTTGGTCAGATCAACGGCACCTCCACGGTCGCCATCGCCATGATCGCCTACCCCATCATCTTCGCCATCTGGAAGTTCTTCTACGTTGGCTTCCAGTATCTGCCCGATGTTCTGCTCAACTACATCCCCGATGTCGATGAGCTCATCACCCTGCGTCGCCGCGAGGGCATCTACAGCTCCGCTCAGCAGCTCTGCCAGCAGATTGCCCAGGCTGTTGCCGTCAACGTATGGGCTATCGTCCTTGCTGCCTCCGGCTTCATTCAGACCGCCGGCAACAGCGACGCCGTGACCCAGCCCGCCACCGTGCCTCTGTACATTTGCGGCTACATGCTCATCGGCTGCGCCGGCTTCTTCCTGCTCGCGGCTGTCCTTGCCCGCGGCATCAAGATCGACAAGGAGCAGTGCGACATCCTTTGCGACGAGATCCACCGTGTCAAGGAGGGTGGCAAGATGGCCGACGTCAAGCCCGAGGTCAAGGCGCTTTGCGAGGAGCTCTCCGGCTTTAAGTACGAGGACTGCTTCGCCCACAACAATGTTGGCTTCCAGGACGGCAGCGTAATTCCCGCCGAGTAG
- a CDS encoding glycoside hydrolase family 28 protein: protein METNVIWRNARAAVIELDDGGYFTCADTWEIFVNDEPAGTTNTVETYVDGLVPGRRNLIRFVCGERELSVGVTTPAEPFTINVRDCGAKGDAEHDDTTNIQAAIMACPKGGRVLIPAGNYRIKSLFLKSNINIELAEGAVLLARHDRAALAYIPGTVTGDEGAGYAGTDMLPLGRWEGESFSAYCSTFTGLSVHDVCIYGRGAIDGQTDFAEDNWWNKDFKNIFRPEEGREVARPRMIFLSECENVSLAGFTVRNSPAWNIHPILCEHVDALCLSIEGPKNSHNTDGFDPESCGFVRVLGCQFSVGDDCIAIKSGKLGIEPELRPATHDMLVSHCYMHDGHGAVVLGSEAAGGIKDLTVSKCLFERTDRGLRVKTRRGRGKDAVNEGITFEHIRMDKVLTPFVVNSFYFCDKDGKTDYVQSRDALPVDDRTPGFGATTFCDIEATNCHAAAAYITGLPESKVTRLTFQDIHVTFAAAAEPFVPAMACGVEPMVRQGIIAQNVKVLDLQNVRIEGQDGDELQLQNVDKVIRA, encoded by the coding sequence ATGGAGACGAACGTTATCTGGCGCAACGCCCGCGCGGCCGTTATCGAGCTCGACGATGGCGGCTACTTTACCTGTGCCGATACGTGGGAAATCTTTGTCAACGATGAGCCCGCCGGTACCACGAATACGGTCGAGACCTATGTTGACGGCCTGGTTCCCGGCAGGCGCAACCTGATCCGCTTTGTCTGCGGCGAGCGCGAGTTGAGCGTAGGCGTCACCACGCCGGCGGAGCCCTTTACCATCAACGTTCGCGACTGCGGAGCCAAGGGCGATGCCGAGCACGATGACACCACCAACATTCAGGCTGCCATCATGGCCTGCCCCAAGGGCGGGCGCGTGCTGATCCCCGCCGGCAACTACCGCATCAAGTCCCTCTTCCTTAAGAGCAATATCAACATCGAGCTTGCCGAGGGCGCGGTGCTGCTGGCCCGTCACGACCGCGCGGCGCTTGCCTACATTCCGGGCACGGTCACGGGCGACGAGGGCGCCGGGTATGCCGGCACCGACATGCTGCCCCTGGGCCGCTGGGAAGGCGAGAGCTTTTCGGCCTACTGTTCGACCTTTACGGGCCTGAGCGTGCACGACGTGTGCATCTATGGCCGCGGCGCCATCGACGGCCAGACCGATTTTGCCGAGGACAACTGGTGGAACAAGGACTTTAAGAACATCTTCCGTCCCGAGGAGGGCCGCGAGGTCGCCCGCCCACGCATGATTTTCCTGTCCGAGTGCGAAAACGTGAGCCTTGCCGGCTTTACCGTACGCAACAGCCCGGCGTGGAATATCCATCCCATCCTGTGCGAGCACGTCGATGCCCTGTGCCTGTCAATCGAAGGTCCCAAGAACTCCCACAACACCGACGGCTTCGATCCCGAGAGCTGCGGTTTTGTCCGCGTCCTTGGCTGCCAGTTCTCGGTGGGCGATGACTGCATCGCCATCAAGAGCGGCAAACTGGGCATCGAGCCCGAGCTTCGTCCCGCTACGCACGATATGCTCGTCTCGCACTGCTACATGCACGATGGCCACGGCGCCGTGGTGCTGGGATCCGAGGCTGCCGGCGGCATCAAGGACCTTACCGTGAGCAAGTGCCTCTTTGAGCGCACCGACCGTGGCCTGCGCGTCAAGACCCGCCGCGGCCGCGGCAAGGACGCCGTCAACGAGGGCATCACCTTCGAGCACATTCGCATGGACAAGGTGCTCACGCCCTTCGTGGTCAACTCGTTCTACTTCTGCGATAAGGACGGCAAGACCGACTATGTCCAGAGCCGCGACGCGCTGCCCGTCGACGACCGTACGCCCGGCTTTGGCGCCACGACGTTTTGCGATATCGAGGCCACCAACTGCCATGCGGCCGCGGCCTATATCACGGGCCTTCCCGAGAGCAAGGTGACGCGCCTGACGTTCCAGGATATCCATGTGACCTTTGCCGCCGCTGCCGAGCCCTTTGTGCCGGCCATGGCCTGCGGCGTGGAGCCCATGGTGCGCCAGGGCATCATCGCGCAGAACGTGAAAGTCCTCGACCTGCAGAACGTGCGCATCGAGGGTCAGGATGGCGACGAGCTGCAGTTGCAAAACGTCGACAAGGTTATCCGCGCGTAG
- a CDS encoding pectinesterase family protein gives MSGKEQLFEVSLEREGAYRSISAALEAAERCVPDATVPVRVLVAPGEYREQVEIRRPHVTLEGETADSVRIVGGLGAKMPSEDGSGQDGRLGTFRTYTVLVDADDVTLAGLTIENDAGDGREVGQAIALYADGDRLVVDTCRILGHQDTLFLGPLPPHEAKPGGFIGPKQFAPRRVGRQYFRRCRIEGDVDFIFGGAHAYFEGCEIRSLNRDMDVNGYVTAASTPQGEPYGFVFHGCSFTADEGIAPGSVYLGRPWREWAQTVLLECWLGPHISLEGWWDWNKPAAHDGTLYAGGALFGPAGDTAAWVPWAHCLTGQDSERYARDRVLAGTDGWDPEGGDGDAVETAGLSANGRTVHIETYYEDEPALRARLKREGRSAAFTGKTPTDFEVWKAATRTRLYDILGLSLMDRAPIEIRELNRVRVAGSIVRTHAVLQVEHDVWMPFYLLEPSRPKLDERGLKRCYICPHGHQGAGAASIAGVVGVPAVDDAVRKFNYDYGLRLARMGYVTVCPDARGWGYRRDWKGQGDDENSYLRGTCLNQARMAEPLGLTVAGLNAWDNMRLIDYLETRGDIAMDDLGCFGFSGGGYMTLYLAALDPRVRKAFVSGYLYGVDDSLLHLNGNCSCNYTPGLWRLLDMGDIASLIAPRPLLVQSCEKDHLNGARGLANVDEQLDIVRDAYALLGKDENLLHEVCPGGHHLGVAHLAEDIEWLDSQVAECAHA, from the coding sequence ATGAGTGGTAAAGAACAGCTCTTTGAGGTGTCGCTCGAACGCGAAGGCGCGTATCGCAGTATTTCGGCGGCGCTCGAGGCGGCGGAGCGGTGTGTACCCGATGCGACCGTGCCGGTGCGCGTGCTGGTGGCGCCGGGCGAGTACCGCGAACAGGTCGAAATTCGTCGTCCGCATGTGACGCTCGAGGGCGAGACCGCCGACAGCGTGCGTATCGTGGGCGGCCTGGGCGCCAAGATGCCTTCGGAAGACGGTAGCGGCCAGGATGGAAGACTCGGCACCTTCCGTACGTATACGGTGCTGGTCGATGCCGACGACGTGACGCTTGCGGGCCTAACGATCGAAAACGATGCCGGTGACGGTCGCGAGGTCGGCCAGGCGATTGCCCTGTATGCCGACGGCGACCGCCTAGTGGTCGATACCTGCCGCATCCTGGGCCATCAGGACACGCTCTTTTTGGGGCCGCTGCCGCCGCACGAGGCCAAGCCGGGCGGCTTTATAGGCCCCAAGCAGTTCGCCCCGCGCCGGGTGGGGCGGCAGTATTTTCGACGTTGCCGGATCGAGGGCGATGTCGACTTTATCTTTGGCGGCGCGCATGCCTACTTTGAGGGGTGTGAGATTCGCTCGCTCAACCGCGATATGGATGTCAACGGGTATGTAACGGCAGCCTCCACGCCTCAGGGCGAGCCGTACGGATTTGTGTTTCATGGCTGTTCGTTTACAGCCGATGAGGGCATTGCCCCCGGATCGGTCTATCTGGGTCGTCCATGGCGCGAGTGGGCCCAGACCGTTTTGCTCGAATGCTGGCTGGGCCCCCATATTTCACTCGAGGGTTGGTGGGATTGGAATAAGCCAGCGGCACATGACGGCACCCTGTATGCCGGCGGTGCCCTGTTTGGCCCGGCGGGTGATACTGCCGCTTGGGTGCCGTGGGCGCATTGCCTGACCGGTCAGGATTCCGAACGCTATGCGCGTGACCGAGTGCTTGCCGGCACGGATGGTTGGGATCCCGAGGGCGGCGACGGTGATGCGGTAGAGACGGCCGGGCTATCTGCCAATGGCCGCACCGTGCACATCGAGACGTACTACGAGGACGAGCCTGCGCTGCGCGCCCGACTGAAGCGCGAAGGGCGCTCGGCCGCATTTACGGGCAAGACTCCCACAGACTTTGAGGTATGGAAGGCTGCGACCAGGACTCGTCTGTACGATATTTTGGGTCTTTCGCTTATGGACCGCGCCCCGATTGAGATTCGTGAACTCAATCGCGTGCGGGTTGCCGGCAGCATCGTGCGTACTCATGCGGTGTTGCAGGTTGAGCACGATGTGTGGATGCCGTTTTACCTGTTGGAGCCGTCCCGCCCCAAGCTTGACGAGCGGGGACTCAAGCGCTGTTATATCTGCCCACATGGTCACCAGGGGGCGGGTGCTGCAAGCATAGCCGGCGTTGTGGGCGTGCCGGCGGTCGACGATGCCGTGCGTAAGTTCAATTACGACTACGGTCTGCGTTTGGCGCGCATGGGTTACGTGACCGTCTGCCCCGATGCGCGTGGTTGGGGATACCGTCGTGACTGGAAGGGTCAGGGCGACGACGAGAACAGCTACCTGCGCGGTACGTGTCTGAATCAAGCACGTATGGCCGAGCCGCTGGGTCTTACGGTCGCGGGCCTCAACGCCTGGGACAACATGCGCTTGATTGATTACTTGGAGACGCGCGGTGACATTGCCATGGACGACCTGGGCTGCTTTGGTTTTTCGGGCGGCGGTTACATGACGTTGTACCTGGCCGCGCTCGACCCGCGCGTGCGCAAGGCGTTTGTCTCGGGCTATCTGTATGGCGTTGATGACTCGCTGCTGCATCTCAATGGAAACTGCAGCTGCAATTACACCCCTGGACTCTGGCGTCTGCTCGACATGGGGGACATCGCCTCGCTTATCGCACCGCGCCCGCTCTTGGTTCAAAGCTGTGAGAAAGACCATCTCAACGGCGCCCGCGGGCTTGCGAACGTAGACGAGCAGCTCGATATCGTTCGCGACGCCTACGCGCTGCTGGGCAAGGACGAAAACCTTCTGCACGAGGTGTGTCCGGGTGGACACCATCTTGGCGTGGCGCATCTTGCCGAGGATATCGAATGGCTCGATTCGCAAGTTGCAGAATGCGCCCACGCATAG
- a CDS encoding SGNH/GDSL hydrolase family protein yields the protein MEPKNLSESTICCFGDSTTWGDNGCGGGGNDISWTSHLGALLGGATIENFGIKGSRIAVKADRSDSFVERLDGIDHTADICIVFGGVNDFSRNVPLGELGSTDVHEFYGALDYLIRTITARSPQAKLVFMTPCKTSGKHEKDIPASNEANHLGLTQDAYVRAMLEVCDRYSVPVIDLYAQSGISPFLPEHRELYMPDGLHYSPAGYERLAHRIAAGLTAVCR from the coding sequence ATGGAACCGAAAAACTTGAGCGAATCGACCATCTGCTGCTTTGGCGATTCGACCACCTGGGGCGATAACGGATGCGGCGGGGGAGGCAACGACATCTCTTGGACCTCGCACCTGGGTGCGCTGCTGGGCGGCGCTACGATCGAGAACTTTGGTATTAAGGGTTCGCGTATTGCCGTCAAGGCCGACCGTAGCGATTCGTTTGTCGAGCGCTTGGACGGCATCGATCACACGGCAGATATCTGCATCGTTTTTGGCGGCGTTAACGACTTTAGCCGTAACGTGCCGCTGGGAGAGCTGGGCAGCACGGACGTGCACGAGTTCTACGGTGCGCTCGACTACCTGATCCGCACCATCACGGCGCGCTCGCCTCAGGCAAAGCTGGTGTTTATGACGCCGTGCAAGACGAGCGGCAAACACGAGAAGGATATTCCGGCAAGCAACGAGGCCAACCATCTGGGCCTGACGCAAGACGCCTATGTGCGCGCGATGCTGGAGGTCTGCGATCGCTACTCGGTGCCGGTGATCGACCTGTATGCGCAAAGCGGCATCAGCCCGTTTTTGCCGGAGCACCGCGAGCTCTACATGCCGGACGGTCTGCATTACAGCCCTGCCGGCTATGAGCGCCTGGCGCATCGCATCGCTGCGGGCCTCACCGCCGTTTGCCGTTAA
- a CDS encoding glycoside hydrolase family 105 protein: MGCNQILDRYIEQLIETSTPQAPAWNIEKLRAGKENTWNYIDGCMIKALIELYEITGEQRYLTFADDYIDFFVQDDGTIKHYDPQEYNLDNVNAGKTLYKLYDLVGKPKYRAAMDTIYRQLETQPRTKEGVFWHKAVYPNQIWLDGMYMAQPFYMQYELSFHNRRACSDSFHMFQVVHDLMRNPLNGLYYHAYDASRKQFWCDPVTGLSANFWLRAEGWFAMALIDTWELMPPSMSAEKDEIRKMFHDLIDAMLPYQDEKTGMWHQVINLPNIAPNYLEESGSAIFANAIMKGVRLGVLGERYYQYGRRAFDGICDTCLSERDGQLALDNICLVAGLGNTAHREGTFGYYMSEPVVKNDAKGVAPLVLAYIETMHHDKLAGKRDPLAPSGVCSIDDPFGGYTPGINAHKGRE, encoded by the coding sequence ATGGGTTGCAATCAGATTCTGGACCGTTATATCGAGCAGTTGATCGAGACCTCTACGCCTCAGGCGCCGGCCTGGAATATCGAAAAGCTTCGCGCCGGCAAGGAAAACACCTGGAACTATATCGATGGCTGCATGATCAAGGCACTCATCGAGCTGTACGAGATCACCGGCGAGCAGCGTTACCTGACCTTCGCCGACGACTATATCGACTTCTTTGTCCAGGATGACGGCACCATCAAGCATTACGATCCCCAGGAGTACAACCTCGACAACGTCAACGCGGGCAAAACCCTCTACAAACTCTATGACCTGGTGGGCAAGCCCAAGTACCGTGCCGCCATGGATACCATCTATCGTCAGCTCGAAACCCAGCCGCGTACCAAAGAGGGTGTGTTTTGGCACAAGGCCGTCTACCCCAACCAGATCTGGCTCGACGGCATGTACATGGCGCAGCCGTTCTACATGCAGTACGAGCTGAGCTTCCACAACCGCCGTGCCTGCTCGGATAGCTTCCATATGTTCCAAGTGGTGCACGATTTGATGCGCAACCCCCTCAACGGCCTGTACTATCACGCCTACGACGCGAGCCGCAAGCAGTTCTGGTGCGATCCCGTCACCGGCCTTTCGGCCAACTTCTGGCTGCGCGCCGAGGGCTGGTTCGCCATGGCGCTCATCGATACCTGGGAGCTCATGCCGCCCTCGATGTCGGCCGAGAAGGACGAGATCCGCAAGATGTTCCACGACCTGATCGACGCCATGCTGCCGTATCAGGACGAGAAGACCGGCATGTGGCACCAGGTCATCAACCTGCCCAATATCGCCCCCAACTATCTGGAGGAGTCGGGCAGCGCCATCTTTGCCAACGCCATCATGAAGGGCGTGCGCCTGGGCGTGCTGGGCGAGCGCTACTACCAGTACGGCCGCCGTGCGTTTGACGGCATCTGCGACACGTGCCTGTCCGAGCGCGACGGACAGCTGGCGCTCGACAACATCTGCCTGGTGGCGGGTCTTGGCAACACCGCGCACCGCGAGGGCACGTTTGGCTACTACATGAGCGAGCCCGTCGTCAAAAACGACGCGAAGGGCGTGGCGCCGCTGGTGCTCGCCTATATCGAGACCATGCATCATGACAAGTTGGCCGGTAAGCGCGATCCGCTCGCCCCTTCGGGCGTGTGCTCCATCGATGACCCGTTTGGCGGCTACACCCCGGGCATCAATGCTCATAAGGGGCGTGAATAG